Proteins found in one Desulfovulcanus ferrireducens genomic segment:
- a CDS encoding NIPSNAP family protein, translated as MITCYLHYVIDPYKLEEFEKYAKMWIPLVNKFGGTHHGYFLPQEGENNIAIALFSFPSLAAYEEYRIKSLDDPECQAAFKFAEETRCIISYKRSFMKPVFE; from the coding sequence ATGATTACCTGTTACCTGCACTATGTCATTGACCCTTATAAGCTGGAAGAATTTGAAAAATATGCTAAAATGTGGATACCTTTAGTTAACAAATTTGGCGGTACTCATCATGGGTATTTTTTACCACAGGAAGGGGAGAACAATATTGCAATCGCTCTATTCAGTTTCCCGAGCCTGGCAGCCTATGAAGAATACCGTATCAAATCCCTGGATGATCCAGAGTGCCAGGCTGCATTCAAGTTTGCCGAAGAAACAAGATGTATTATAAGTTATAAGCGAAGCTTTATGAAACCTGTTTTTGAGTAG